A genomic window from Deinococcus aquaedulcis includes:
- the hpaD gene encoding 3,4-dihydroxyphenylacetate 2,3-dioxygenase → MTDLSPLRPNVVRIAHAVLTVRSLEASREFYVDLLGMNVLHEEPGALYLRGVEDREWTLKLVQEDHARVRHLAYRVAGEADLDALVALAERQGLPYRWEEELDRPRLLRLQDPFGIPVAFYHESQKHRWLLQDYHLHRGPGLQRVDHVNVMVPDVERTMRWYMDELGFRLSEYTVDEQERYWAAWIQRRGGVHDLALTNGAGPRLHHWAYWMPDITAIVRTCDILAGARQPERIERGPGRHGISNAFFLYIRDPDGHRIELYTSDYVTVDPDFEPIRWLRDDPRRQTLWGAKTPRSWFEEASDMEAFDGGVVAAVAGDLTGIPVHVI, encoded by the coding sequence ATGACTGACCTCTCCCCCCTTCGCCCCAATGTGGTTCGTATTGCCCACGCCGTGCTGACTGTACGGAGCCTGGAAGCCAGCCGCGAATTCTACGTGGACCTGCTGGGCATGAACGTGCTGCACGAGGAACCCGGGGCCCTGTACCTGCGCGGCGTGGAAGACCGCGAGTGGACCCTGAAACTGGTGCAGGAGGACCATGCCCGCGTGCGCCACCTCGCCTACCGCGTGGCCGGCGAGGCCGATCTGGACGCCCTGGTGGCGCTGGCCGAGCGCCAGGGCCTGCCGTACCGCTGGGAAGAGGAACTGGACCGCCCGCGCCTGCTGCGGCTGCAGGACCCCTTCGGCATTCCGGTGGCCTTTTACCACGAGAGCCAGAAGCACCGCTGGCTGCTGCAGGACTACCATCTGCACCGGGGCCCGGGGCTGCAGCGCGTGGACCATGTGAACGTGATGGTGCCAGACGTGGAGCGCACCATGCGCTGGTACATGGACGAACTGGGCTTCCGCTTGTCGGAGTACACGGTGGACGAGCAGGAGCGCTACTGGGCCGCCTGGATTCAGCGCCGGGGCGGTGTGCACGACCTCGCCCTGACGAACGGCGCGGGCCCCCGGCTGCACCACTGGGCCTACTGGATGCCCGACATCACCGCCATTGTGCGCACCTGCGACATTCTGGCCGGCGCGCGCCAGCCCGAGCGCATTGAGCGCGGTCCGGGGCGCCACGGGATTTCCAACGCTTTCTTCCTGTACATCCGCGACCCGGACGGCCACCGCATTGAGCTGTACACCAGCGATTACGTGACCGTGGACCCGGACTTCGAGCCCATCCGCTGGCTGCGTGACGACCCCCGCCGCCAGACCCTGTGGGGCGCCAAGACGCCGCGCAGCTGGTTTGAGGAGGCCTCGGACATGGAAGCCTTCGACGGCGGTGTGGTGGCCGCTGTGGCAGGCGACCTGACGGGCATCCCGGTGCATGTGATCTGA
- the hpaH gene encoding 2-oxo-hept-4-ene-1,7-dioate hydratase: MTPDQRCIPDDQLALLAQELEAAETSGSPLPPFSERFPGMTIADAYAVQRAWVAHKVANGRRVTGHKIGLTSRAMQMASQITEPDYGALLDDMFFEPNGDIPLSRFVAPKVEVELAFLLKSDLEGPNVTVFDVLRATEYVTPAAEIIDARIQRVSRATGKPRKVTDTISDNAANAGVIVGGRAMRPDDMDLRWAAALCIRNGVIEETGVAAGVLGHPAAGIAWLAQRLAPHGEGLKAGELVLAGSFTRPVDIASGDVFTFDYGPLGAFSCRFAGEARGQAHA, from the coding sequence ATGACACCCGATCAGCGCTGTATTCCCGATGACCAGCTGGCCCTTCTGGCGCAGGAACTGGAGGCCGCCGAAACCAGCGGCTCTCCCCTGCCGCCTTTCAGCGAACGCTTTCCCGGCATGACCATTGCCGACGCCTACGCCGTGCAGCGCGCCTGGGTGGCACACAAGGTGGCGAACGGGCGCCGCGTGACTGGCCACAAGATTGGCCTGACCTCGCGCGCCATGCAAATGGCCTCGCAGATCACCGAGCCCGATTACGGAGCCCTGCTGGATGACATGTTTTTCGAGCCCAACGGGGATATTCCCCTGTCGCGCTTTGTGGCGCCCAAGGTCGAGGTGGAACTGGCCTTCCTCCTCAAGAGCGATCTGGAAGGCCCAAACGTCACCGTGTTCGATGTGCTGCGCGCCACCGAGTACGTGACCCCCGCCGCCGAGATCATTGACGCGCGCATTCAGCGGGTCAGCCGCGCCACCGGCAAACCCCGGAAAGTCACCGACACCATCAGCGACAACGCGGCCAATGCGGGCGTGATCGTGGGGGGCCGCGCCATGCGCCCCGACGACATGGACCTGCGCTGGGCCGCTGCCCTGTGCATTCGCAACGGCGTGATTGAAGAAACCGGGGTGGCGGCGGGGGTGCTGGGCCACCCGGCAGCGGGCATTGCGTGGCTGGCCCAGCGGCTGGCCCCCCACGGCGAGGGACTGAAAGCTGGCGAACTGGTGCTGGCCGGTTCCTTTACCCGCCCGGTAGACATTGCCAGCGGCGACGTGTTTACCTTCGATTACGGCCCCCTAGGGGCCTTTTCCTGCCGCTTTGCTGGCGAAGCGCGAGGGCAGGCCCATGCCTGA
- the hpaI gene encoding 4-hydroxy-2-oxoheptanedioate aldolase: MPENAFKTALVRGDRLIGLWLALADPYSAELCAGAGFDWLLIDGEHAPNDVRSTLAGLQAVAPYPTHALVRPPIGSAVLIKQLLDIGAQTLVVPMVDTAEQARDLVAATRYPPRGVRGVGAALARASRFGRDAAYLRAADEGVCLIVQVESAAGLAALDEIAAVDGVDGVFIGPADLAASLGHLGQPGHPEVQAAIQQAATRIRAAGKAAGILSTDEAVARTYLEWGYTFVAVGTDVTLLSRASSALASRFKD, translated from the coding sequence ATGCCTGAGAACGCCTTTAAAACCGCCCTTGTGCGCGGCGACCGCCTGATCGGGCTGTGGCTGGCGCTGGCCGATCCCTACAGCGCCGAGCTGTGCGCCGGGGCGGGCTTCGACTGGCTGCTGATTGACGGCGAACATGCCCCCAATGACGTGCGCTCTACCCTGGCGGGCTTGCAGGCGGTGGCGCCCTATCCCACCCACGCCCTGGTGCGCCCGCCTATTGGGAGCGCCGTGCTGATCAAGCAGCTGCTGGACATTGGCGCCCAGACGCTGGTGGTGCCGATGGTGGACACCGCCGAGCAGGCCCGCGATCTGGTGGCCGCCACCCGCTACCCGCCGCGCGGCGTGCGGGGTGTGGGCGCGGCCCTGGCGCGCGCCAGTCGCTTTGGCCGCGACGCCGCTTACCTGAGGGCTGCCGATGAAGGCGTGTGCCTGATCGTGCAGGTGGAATCGGCGGCAGGGCTGGCGGCGCTGGACGAGATTGCGGCGGTGGACGGGGTGGATGGCGTGTTCATTGGCCCGGCTGATCTGGCGGCCAGCCTGGGGCACCTGGGGCAGCCCGGTCACCCAGAGGTGCAGGCGGCAATCCAGCAGGCCGCCACCCGCATTCGCGCGGCCGGGAAGGCGGCGGGCATCCTCTCCACCGACGAAGCCGTGGCGCGCACCTACCTGGAGTGGGGCTACACCTTCGTGGCCGTGGGCACCGACGTGACTCTACTCTCTCGGGCGTCCTCGGCGCTGGCGAGCCGCTTCAAGGACTGA
- a CDS encoding CHAD domain-containing protein, whose amino-acid sequence MNRFEKTVKTLDQLWPDLQQGDPKAIHEARKLTRKVQAQLRIGSAPKRTKRAWRDLRRAVAPVRDRDAVGQHLLQALKELEVPPQALSNFEQAWTEHRARAQAEVALPDLPPAVKRPKSWKARVKETLCSDAHELLREAEQVFQSPSAEPWHEWRKHLKRYRYTAELTGDAPEALLAVLEQLGRLQDAQVAQTILTEEDWVPQYREALLRREAEAQRHAQARVRDLWPALKEHLEEQQKSCDE is encoded by the coding sequence ATGAACCGCTTTGAAAAAACCGTCAAGACCCTGGACCAGCTCTGGCCTGACCTGCAGCAGGGCGACCCCAAAGCCATTCATGAAGCGCGCAAGCTGACGCGGAAGGTGCAGGCGCAGCTGCGGATTGGCAGCGCCCCCAAACGAACCAAGCGGGCGTGGCGCGACCTGCGCCGGGCCGTGGCTCCCGTGCGGGACCGGGACGCCGTGGGTCAGCATCTCTTGCAGGCGTTGAAGGAACTGGAGGTTCCGCCCCAGGCCCTGAGCAACTTTGAGCAGGCCTGGACCGAACACCGGGCCCGCGCCCAGGCAGAGGTCGCGCTGCCCGACCTGCCCCCAGCAGTCAAACGCCCCAAGTCGTGGAAGGCGCGGGTGAAAGAAACCCTGTGCAGCGACGCCCACGAATTGCTGCGCGAGGCCGAGCAGGTGTTCCAGAGCCCCAGCGCGGAACCCTGGCACGAGTGGCGCAAACACCTGAAACGCTACCGCTACACCGCCGAGCTGACAGGCGACGCCCCCGAAGCCCTACTGGCCGTGCTGGAGCAGCTGGGCCGCCTGCAAGACGCCCAGGTGGCCCAGACGATCCTGACGGAAGAAGACTGGGTGCCCCAATACCGCGAGGCCCTGCTGCGCCGCGAAGCAGAGGCCCAGCGCCACGCCCAGGCCCGCGTGCGTGACCTCTGGCCTGCACTGAAAGAGCATTTGGAAGAGCAACAGAAAAGCTGCGACGAGTAA